The following proteins are encoded in a genomic region of Syntrophotaleaceae bacterium:
- a CDS encoding sugar phosphate nucleotidyltransferase has product MKMILPVAGKGTRLRPHTHTKAKSLVQVAGKTVLEHIVERLLTLSAEELVFITDDNGQQIEQFMQRKFPDLKCSYVVQHERLGPAHAVALAKPRIEEGDDVLVVFNDTIFVTDLRRIPELCREADGLIYSKEVEDYQRFGVNVLKDGFIVDMVEKPDTPVSRLAQVGLYYLKDGRKFMEYLDRTIGAGETVKGEYYLPSVFMRMIRDGMKFRAPEIDDWLDCGKPETLLETNRFLLQNRHYCGGETIDTVIIEPVHLAEGARVRGSILGPNVSIAAGTVIEESIIKDSIINAECQVSCMNLMSSILGDEVRLVGNPRRMNVGDHSLIEME; this is encoded by the coding sequence ATGAAAATGATTCTGCCGGTGGCGGGGAAGGGCACCCGCCTTCGTCCGCATACCCATACCAAGGCCAAGTCGCTGGTGCAGGTTGCGGGAAAAACCGTGCTGGAACATATCGTGGAACGCCTGCTGACCCTGTCTGCGGAGGAACTCGTTTTTATTACCGACGATAACGGCCAGCAGATCGAGCAATTCATGCAGCGGAAGTTCCCCGACCTGAAATGCAGTTATGTAGTCCAGCACGAAAGACTCGGTCCCGCCCATGCGGTGGCATTGGCAAAACCTCGCATCGAAGAGGGGGACGATGTCCTGGTGGTTTTCAACGATACCATTTTCGTAACCGATTTGAGGCGCATTCCCGAGCTCTGCCGGGAAGCCGACGGCCTGATCTATTCCAAGGAGGTCGAGGATTACCAGCGGTTCGGAGTCAACGTGCTCAAGGACGGTTTCATCGTAGACATGGTGGAAAAGCCCGATACCCCCGTATCCCGTCTGGCCCAGGTCGGCCTCTACTATCTGAAGGACGGGCGAAAGTTCATGGAGTATCTTGACCGGACCATTGGAGCCGGGGAGACGGTCAAAGGGGAATATTATCTGCCTTCGGTCTTCATGCGCATGATTCGGGACGGGATGAAATTCCGTGCTCCCGAAATCGACGACTGGCTGGATTGCGGCAAACCGGAAACCCTGCTTGAAACCAACCGCTTTCTGCTGCAGAACAGGCATTATTGCGGTGGGGAGACCATCGATACGGTGATCATCGAACCGGTGCACCTGGCCGAGGGAGCCCGAGTACGGGGCTCTATCCTCGGCCCCAACGTTTCGATAGCGGCCGGGACAGTGATCGAGGAGAGCATCATCAAGGATTCCATCATCAATGCCGAATGCCAGGTGTCCTGCATGAATCTGATGAGCAGCATTCTCGGGGACGAGGTAAGGCTGGTGGGCAATCCCCGACGGATGAACGTTGGAGATCATTCGCTGATCGAGATGGAATAG
- the hslO gene encoding Hsp33 family molecular chaperone HslO, whose product MRDHLVRVVTADGALRATAAITTNLVEAICSRQGTDATGTVALGRLVTGAALMGSLLKNDQRLVLMVEANGPLQKLHAETDSAGHIRGSVKNPVSGVPVGARGFDVPAAVGKAGFLHVIKDLGLKEPYRGMVMLYSSEIAEDLAYYLTTSEQVPSTVALGVFVEVDGRVSAAGGLLVQALPAGEESLVALLEQRLIALPPITALLREGKGPQEILEQLFTDIPLGKMEKTDLSFRCSCSREQIRRVLKALGPDELRDMIAEEEETFVTCEFCMEKYNFPRQELVELLHQLDSTR is encoded by the coding sequence GTGAGAGACCATCTTGTTCGCGTTGTCACTGCTGACGGGGCACTTCGTGCCACTGCCGCCATTACCACCAATCTGGTGGAAGCCATCTGCAGCCGCCAGGGTACGGACGCCACCGGCACAGTGGCCCTCGGTCGACTGGTGACCGGCGCTGCCCTCATGGGAAGCCTGCTCAAGAACGATCAGCGGCTGGTGCTGATGGTCGAGGCCAATGGCCCTCTGCAGAAGCTCCATGCGGAAACCGATAGCGCCGGACATATCAGGGGATCGGTCAAAAATCCGGTTTCCGGGGTGCCTGTAGGCGCACGGGGGTTCGATGTGCCGGCCGCCGTGGGCAAGGCCGGTTTCCTCCATGTAATCAAGGACCTGGGGCTGAAGGAACCTTACCGCGGCATGGTCATGCTCTACAGCAGTGAGATTGCCGAGGATCTTGCCTACTATCTGACCACTTCCGAGCAGGTCCCCTCGACAGTCGCTCTCGGGGTGTTCGTGGAAGTGGATGGCCGGGTTTCAGCGGCCGGGGGGTTACTGGTCCAGGCCCTGCCGGCAGGCGAGGAATCGCTGGTCGCTCTGCTCGAACAGCGGCTCATCGCCCTGCCCCCCATTACCGCCCTGTTGCGGGAAGGTAAAGGGCCGCAGGAAATCCTGGAACAGCTCTTCACCGACATACCTCTTGGCAAAATGGAAAAAACCGACCTTTCCTTTCGCTGCTCCTGCAGCCGTGAGCAGATTCGCCGGGTGTTGAAGGCTTTGGGCCCAGACGAGTTGCGGGACATGATTGCCGAGGAGGAGGAGACCTTCGTGACCTGCGAATTCTGCATGGAAAAATACAACTTTCCCCGGCAGGAACTGGTCGAACTGCTCCATCAGTTGGACTCAACCAGGTAA
- the ettA gene encoding energy-dependent translational throttle protein EttA, whose amino-acid sequence MSDDGRKVIYSMIRVSKHHNKKPILKDISLSYFYGAKIGVLGLNGSGKSSLLRILAGVDQDFEGKTILSPGHTVGFLEQEPQLTAGRTVRQIVEEGVQAVVDLVNEFNEINMKFAEPMSDDEMNDLIARQAEVQEKLDHLDAWDLDSRLEQAMDALRCPPGDTPVDVLSGGEKRRVALCRLLLQKPDILLLDEPTNHLDAETVAWLEQHLQRYAGTIIAVTHDRYFLDNVAGWILELDRGHGIPWKGNYSSWLEQKQERLRQEEKQETARQKTLQRELEWIRMSPKGRHAKGQARITSYEKLLGQQVQEKERELELFIPPGPRLGDIVIEADQVAKAYGDRLLVEGMSFRLPPGGIVGVIGPNGAGKTTLFRMITGQEKPDSGTIRLGETVKLAYVDQSRETLDPNKSIWEEISGGQESIELGNRAMNSRAYVSRFNFGGDQQQKKVGVLSGGERNRVHLAKMLRSESNVLLLDEPTNDLDVNTMRALEEALENYAGCAVVISHDRWFLDRIATHILAFEGDSRTVWFEGNWSEYEEDRRQRLGAAADQPHRIKYRHLTRA is encoded by the coding sequence ATGAGTGACGACGGCCGCAAGGTCATCTATTCGATGATCCGGGTCAGCAAGCATCACAACAAGAAGCCGATTCTGAAGGATATTTCCCTGTCCTATTTCTACGGCGCCAAAATCGGGGTTCTCGGTCTCAACGGATCGGGAAAAAGCTCCCTGCTGCGTATTCTGGCCGGGGTGGATCAGGATTTCGAAGGGAAGACCATCCTCTCGCCGGGGCATACCGTCGGCTTTCTCGAACAGGAGCCTCAGTTGACTGCAGGCAGGACGGTGCGCCAGATCGTCGAGGAAGGGGTCCAGGCGGTTGTCGATCTGGTCAACGAATTCAACGAAATCAACATGAAGTTCGCCGAGCCGATGTCCGACGACGAGATGAACGATCTCATTGCCCGGCAGGCGGAAGTTCAGGAGAAGCTCGACCATCTCGACGCCTGGGACCTTGACAGTCGCCTGGAGCAGGCCATGGACGCCCTGCGCTGCCCCCCCGGGGACACCCCGGTGGACGTTCTCTCCGGCGGCGAAAAGCGCCGGGTGGCGCTCTGCCGGCTGCTGCTGCAGAAGCCCGACATCCTGCTGCTGGACGAACCGACCAACCATCTCGATGCCGAGACGGTGGCCTGGCTGGAGCAGCACCTGCAGCGCTATGCGGGCACGATCATCGCCGTGACCCACGACCGTTATTTCCTCGACAATGTCGCCGGCTGGATACTCGAACTCGACCGGGGGCACGGCATCCCCTGGAAAGGGAACTATTCCTCCTGGCTGGAGCAGAAGCAGGAGCGGTTGCGGCAGGAGGAGAAACAGGAGACCGCCCGCCAGAAAACCCTGCAGCGGGAACTGGAATGGATCCGCATGTCGCCGAAGGGGCGCCACGCCAAGGGTCAGGCCCGCATCACTTCCTATGAGAAGCTGCTCGGCCAGCAGGTCCAGGAAAAGGAGCGGGAACTGGAACTGTTCATCCCGCCGGGACCGCGCCTCGGTGACATCGTCATTGAAGCCGATCAGGTGGCCAAGGCCTACGGCGACAGACTGCTGGTGGAGGGGATGAGTTTCCGCCTGCCGCCTGGGGGCATCGTCGGCGTCATCGGTCCCAACGGCGCCGGCAAGACCACGCTGTTCCGCATGATCACCGGCCAGGAAAAGCCCGACAGCGGCACCATCCGTCTGGGAGAGACGGTCAAGCTGGCCTATGTCGACCAGAGCCGGGAGACCCTTGATCCGAACAAGAGTATCTGGGAGGAGATCAGCGGCGGCCAGGAAAGCATCGAGCTTGGCAATCGGGCCATGAACAGCCGGGCCTATGTGTCCCGCTTCAATTTCGGCGGTGATCAGCAGCAGAAAAAGGTCGGCGTTCTTTCGGGGGGGGAGCGAAACCGGGTGCACCTGGCCAAGATGCTGCGCAGCGAGTCGAATGTGCTGCTGCTGGACGAACCGACCAACGATCTCGATGTCAATACCATGCGTGCTCTTGAGGAAGCCCTGGAAAACTACGCCGGCTGTGCCGTCGTCATCAGCCACGACCGCTGGTTCCTGGACCGGATCGCCACCCATATCCTCGCTTTCGAAGGGGACAGCCGCACCGTCTGGTTCGAGGGGAACTGGTCCGAGTATGAGGAAGACCGGCGCCAGAGACTGGGGGCCGCCGCTGACCAGCCTCATCGGATCAAGTATCGCCATCTGACCCGAGCCTGA
- a CDS encoding entericidin A/B family lipoprotein: MKNWVFLLLLCLALTACNTMAGVGKDLEKAGEAIQRSAN, from the coding sequence ATGAAAAACTGGGTTTTTCTGCTGCTTTTGTGTTTGGCCCTGACCGCCTGCAATACCATGGCAGGGGTGGGCAAGGACCTTGAGAAGGCGGGCGAAGCCATTCAGAGAAGCGCGAATTGA
- a CDS encoding YitT family protein produces the protein MPKSSPHFRFSVAWNCGLILVGTFIQAIGFKALGEPQGFVPGGLFGVATLIYYTTGIFNSGFLYLLLNIPMFVLGYIYLSRRFIGYSFLAMLCLSLFFMLIDFRIHLENQLYAAVTFGVIIGSGAGMVLRSLGSNGGMDVAAIILHQKFNIGIGKFFFFFNCTLFSISFAFLDNDLVIASMISVFITASTVDYCLSLFSQRKLTLIISDEPEKIADKVMTHLKIGATFLPAIGAYRRLQRTVLMVVINNIQLKRLEEIVFTTDPHAMFIVENTFTVLGSTFSRRKIY, from the coding sequence ATGCCAAAAAGCAGTCCCCATTTCAGGTTTTCGGTCGCATGGAACTGCGGACTGATTCTGGTCGGCACCTTCATCCAGGCGATCGGTTTCAAGGCCCTCGGAGAACCCCAGGGGTTCGTACCCGGCGGCCTGTTCGGGGTCGCCACCCTGATATACTACACTACCGGAATTTTCAACAGCGGTTTTCTCTACCTGCTGCTCAACATTCCCATGTTCGTCCTCGGCTATATCTACCTTTCCCGGCGCTTTATCGGGTACAGTTTTCTTGCCATGCTCTGCCTGAGCCTGTTTTTCATGCTGATCGATTTTCGCATCCATCTGGAAAACCAGCTCTATGCCGCGGTGACCTTCGGCGTCATCATCGGCTCAGGAGCCGGCATGGTTCTGCGCTCGCTCGGTTCCAACGGCGGAATGGATGTCGCAGCGATTATCCTCCACCAGAAATTCAACATCGGCATCGGCAAGTTCTTTTTCTTCTTCAACTGCACGCTGTTCAGCATCAGTTTCGCTTTTCTGGACAACGATCTGGTGATCGCCTCGATGATCTCGGTATTCATCACCGCCAGCACCGTCGATTACTGCCTCTCCCTTTTCAGCCAGCGCAAGCTGACACTGATCATCTCCGACGAGCCGGAAAAAATCGCCGACAAGGTGATGACGCATCTCAAGATCGGTGCGACCTTTCTGCCCGCTATTGGGGCCTATCGGCGGCTGCAGAGAACAGTTTTGATGGTGGTTATCAACAATATTCAGCTCAAGCGGCTGGAGGAGATCGTTTTTACCACCGATCCCCATGCCATGTTTATCGTGGAGAACACCTTCACGGTGCTTGGCTCGACTTTTTCACGTCGCAAGATCTACTGA
- a CDS encoding carbohydrate kinase family protein codes for MYNLICGSLAFDNIMVFGDRFKNHILPDQVHILNVCFLVPEMRREFGGCAGNIAYNLQLLGDRPLAMATVGQDFGPYAQWLDNCGIDRRYIKAIENTFTAQAFITTDLDDNQITAFHPGAMGFSHRNSILDAGQITLGIISPDGREGMIEHATQMTDAGIPFIFDPGQGLPMFGGDELIRFIDQADWLTVNDYEWQMIREKTGLTIEEMTKRLKALIITRGGKGSVIHTAGGEYLIPAARPKAVKDPTGCGDAYRAGLIYGLNRKLDWETTGRIASLMGAIKIEHWGTQNHSFTMEEFRARFQESFGQDF; via the coding sequence ATGTATAACCTGATCTGCGGATCGCTGGCTTTCGACAACATCATGGTTTTCGGCGATCGTTTCAAGAATCACATTCTTCCCGACCAGGTGCACATCCTCAACGTCTGTTTTCTGGTGCCGGAAATGAGGAGGGAGTTTGGGGGCTGTGCCGGCAATATCGCCTATAATCTGCAACTGCTCGGCGACCGACCCCTGGCCATGGCCACGGTCGGGCAGGATTTCGGCCCCTATGCGCAATGGCTGGACAATTGCGGCATCGACCGGCGTTACATCAAGGCCATCGAAAACACTTTTACCGCCCAGGCCTTCATCACCACCGATCTGGACGACAACCAGATAACCGCCTTCCATCCCGGCGCCATGGGGTTCTCCCACCGCAACAGCATCCTAGATGCGGGTCAGATCACCCTCGGCATTATTTCCCCCGACGGACGGGAAGGTATGATCGAGCATGCCACCCAGATGACCGACGCCGGCATCCCTTTTATCTTCGATCCGGGGCAGGGGCTGCCCATGTTCGGCGGGGACGAGCTGATCCGCTTCATCGACCAGGCCGACTGGTTGACAGTCAATGATTACGAGTGGCAAATGATCCGGGAAAAAACCGGCTTGACGATTGAAGAGATGACAAAGCGACTGAAAGCCCTGATCATCACCCGGGGAGGCAAAGGATCGGTCATCCATACGGCCGGGGGCGAATATCTCATCCCCGCAGCCAGGCCGAAGGCCGTCAAGGATCCCACCGGCTGCGGCGACGCCTACCGGGCCGGGCTCATTTACGGCCTGAACCGGAAACTCGACTGGGAAACAACCGGCCGCATCGCCTCCCTCATGGGCGCCATCAAGATCGAACATTGGGGCACCCAGAACCACAGCTTTACCATGGAGGAGTTCCGTGCCCGGTTTCAGGAGTCATTCGGACAGGATTTTTGA
- a CDS encoding HAMP domain-containing sensor histidine kinase: MSCEKVICSYLDQQAKVLLLDLDPGGAIRQANAFTSSFLGGDPSGRHVSEVFLDFSGDFDFAGCFHSGDRFLLNLPRNDGLPQTFHVQFLPHSKGFYAVGEINSDEIEMLRTELVRSNNELHNLTRELHKKTAELERLNELKNHFLGMAAHDLRNPLTAIMGYSEFMLTDTAGALKSEHLGFLNDIRYLSQFMLSLINDLLDISALESGKLQPKYEPGYLPDLLFRIVSVNRPFATRKEIELVLESRLPDEISLFDEHRLRQIMNNLISNAIKFSPRQTRVVVFAGREEDKLNLSVSDQGPGIPVEEQARLFHPFPNISVRSTDGEKSTGLGLAITKKIATSMRGQVWVESAAGAGSTFHCQLPWLCCEGPC, from the coding sequence ATGTCGTGTGAAAAAGTTATCTGTTCGTATCTGGACCAACAGGCCAAAGTCCTTTTGCTCGACCTCGATCCCGGGGGGGCCATACGCCAGGCGAATGCGTTCACCAGCAGTTTCCTGGGGGGCGATCCGAGCGGCAGGCATGTCTCGGAGGTTTTCCTCGACTTCAGCGGCGATTTCGATTTTGCAGGCTGTTTTCATTCGGGCGACCGTTTCCTGCTCAACCTGCCGCGAAACGACGGACTCCCCCAGACCTTTCATGTGCAATTTCTCCCCCATTCCAAGGGGTTTTACGCGGTCGGCGAAATCAACAGCGACGAGATCGAAATGCTTCGCACCGAACTGGTTCGCAGCAACAATGAACTGCATAATCTGACCCGGGAACTGCACAAGAAGACGGCGGAACTGGAAAGGCTCAACGAACTCAAAAACCATTTTCTCGGCATGGCCGCCCACGACCTGCGCAACCCCCTGACCGCCATCATGGGATACAGCGAGTTCATGTTGACGGACACCGCAGGCGCGCTCAAAAGCGAACACCTCGGCTTTCTCAACGACATCCGCTACCTGAGCCAGTTCATGCTCAGTCTGATCAACGATCTGCTGGATATCTCCGCTCTGGAGTCCGGCAAGCTGCAACCGAAGTACGAGCCTGGCTACCTTCCCGACCTGCTTTTCCGCATCGTCTCGGTGAACCGCCCCTTCGCGACCCGAAAGGAGATCGAGCTGGTTTTGGAATCCCGGCTGCCGGATGAGATCAGCCTGTTCGACGAACACCGCCTCAGGCAGATCATGAACAACCTGATCAGCAATGCCATCAAGTTTTCTCCCCGGCAAACGCGCGTCGTCGTATTTGCGGGCAGGGAGGAGGACAAGCTGAACCTCTCCGTGAGCGACCAGGGGCCGGGGATTCCGGTCGAAGAGCAGGCCCGCCTTTTTCACCCCTTCCCCAATATCAGCGTCAGAAGTACCGACGGAGAGAAAAGTACCGGCCTCGGCCTGGCCATAACCAAAAAGATCGCGACCTCCATGAGGGGACAGGTCTGGGTTGAAAGTGCGGCGGGAGCGGGTTCAACCTTTCACTGCCAGTTGCCCTGGCTTTGCTGTGAGGGACCATGCTGA
- a CDS encoding cobalamin-dependent protein (Presence of a B(12) (cobalamin)-binding domain implies dependence on cobalamin itself, in one of its several forms, or in some unusual lineages, dependence on a cobalamin-like analog.), whose translation MITEIYADYFDNLIKGNRSACLQTVKELLDDGIDIKTLYLDLFQGTLYEVGELWEGNRISVASEHLATSITESAMGMVQPLIFSRDRCGKKSVVACAANEFHQVGGKMVADILELHGWDGYFLGANTPIADLLAMVREKHPDLVCLSLSIYSNLPQLIKTIEALQEEFPQIEIRVGGQAFRWGGREAVEQYPGVRLFPTLDDLEQYLMG comes from the coding sequence ATGATAACCGAAATTTACGCGGATTATTTCGACAATCTTATCAAGGGAAATCGTTCCGCCTGTCTGCAAACAGTCAAAGAACTTCTGGATGACGGGATCGACATCAAGACTCTCTATCTGGACCTGTTTCAAGGCACCCTTTACGAGGTGGGCGAGTTGTGGGAAGGCAATCGGATTTCGGTGGCTTCGGAGCATCTTGCCACCTCGATCACCGAATCCGCCATGGGCATGGTGCAACCCCTGATTTTTTCCCGTGACCGGTGCGGGAAAAAGTCGGTAGTCGCTTGCGCGGCCAATGAGTTTCACCAGGTGGGCGGCAAGATGGTGGCCGATATTCTGGAGCTCCACGGCTGGGACGGCTACTTTCTCGGCGCCAATACCCCGATTGCGGATCTGCTCGCCATGGTTCGGGAAAAACATCCCGACCTGGTCTGTCTGTCGCTGTCCATCTACTCCAACCTGCCTCAATTGATCAAAACCATAGAGGCCCTGCAGGAGGAGTTTCCGCAGATAGAGATCAGAGTGGGAGGTCAGGCCTTTCGGTGGGGCGGTCGGGAGGCTGTTGAACAGTACCCGGGGGTCAGACTCTTCCCTACCCTCGACGATCTCGAGCAGTACCTGATGGGTTGA
- the crcB gene encoding fluoride efflux transporter CrcB, producing MQLTYIAVFGALGCLSRYFVSGWVYTLAGRGLPYGTLAVNVAGSLLLGLVMEGGLRSALLPADIRMGITTGFMGGFTTFSTFSFETVRLLEEGSLLAAGANILLNVIVCIVFAGIGIHLARQL from the coding sequence ATGCAACTGACCTATATTGCTGTTTTTGGAGCGCTGGGCTGCCTTTCACGCTATTTTGTCTCCGGTTGGGTATACACTCTGGCCGGCAGAGGATTGCCTTACGGAACCTTGGCCGTCAACGTGGCGGGCTCCCTGCTGCTCGGCCTGGTCATGGAGGGCGGGCTACGCAGCGCTCTGTTGCCGGCCGATATCAGGATGGGCATCACGACCGGCTTCATGGGGGGATTTACGACGTTTTCGACCTTTTCCTTCGAGACCGTGCGATTGCTCGAAGAGGGCAGCCTTCTGGCCGCCGGAGCCAATATTCTGTTGAATGTCATCGTCTGTATCGTTTTTGCCGGAATCGGGATCCATCTGGCCCGGCAACTTTAG
- a CDS encoding DUF190 domain-containing protein, with amino-acid sequence MKLEGEQTLMRIFIGESDRWKTKPLYEALVEMLRQEGFAGATVHKGIMGFGCHSRLHTDKLLRLSADLPVIVEVVDKPEKIETIMPRIDGMMGGGMITLEKVHVIRYRKPDGTCV; translated from the coding sequence ATGAAACTCGAAGGAGAACAGACCTTGATGCGCATCTTCATCGGCGAAAGCGACCGGTGGAAGACGAAGCCGCTTTACGAGGCGCTGGTAGAAATGTTGCGTCAGGAAGGTTTTGCCGGGGCCACGGTGCATAAAGGCATCATGGGCTTCGGTTGCCACAGCCGACTCCATACCGACAAGCTGCTGCGCCTGTCGGCCGACCTGCCCGTCATTGTGGAAGTGGTCGATAAACCGGAAAAGATCGAGACCATCATGCCCCGGATCGACGGCATGATGGGGGGCGGGATGATCACCCTGGAGAAGGTCCACGTCATCCGCTATCGCAAACCGGACGGCACCTGCGTATAG
- a CDS encoding metal ABC transporter permease — MDGFYGLLAASFAACLVLAGIHCYLGLHVVLRGVIFVDLALAQIAALGGAVALLSGHEPGSVAAFGYSLAFTFVGAAVFALGRFRDERIPQEAVIGITYAVASAVAVLILDRSVHGQEEIKAMLLGSILFVGWAEVGKTFALYLAVGAVHFFLRKPFLEISTDVNAARASGRIIWFWDLVFYATFGLVVTSSVAIAGVLLVFTLLVVPAACAMLFLDRIMPRLLAGWSLGFLGCSAGLFLSVRGDLPTGPAIVAVFGLLLAIGAAGRYLGCKLSLFTRKNPGERQ, encoded by the coding sequence ATGGACGGTTTTTACGGATTGCTGGCAGCCTCCTTCGCGGCCTGCCTGGTGTTGGCGGGTATTCACTGCTATCTCGGACTGCATGTGGTCCTGAGAGGGGTGATTTTCGTCGATCTGGCGCTGGCCCAGATAGCCGCCCTGGGGGGAGCGGTGGCCCTGCTGTCTGGACACGAGCCGGGCAGCGTGGCTGCGTTCGGCTATTCCCTGGCTTTTACCTTCGTGGGGGCGGCGGTCTTCGCTCTGGGCCGCTTCCGCGACGAACGCATTCCCCAGGAGGCGGTCATCGGCATCACCTACGCGGTGGCGTCAGCGGTGGCGGTGTTGATTCTGGACCGGTCGGTACACGGCCAGGAGGAGATCAAGGCGATGCTGCTGGGCAGCATTCTCTTTGTCGGCTGGGCAGAGGTGGGAAAGACGTTCGCTCTCTATCTTGCGGTGGGGGCTGTGCATTTTTTCCTGCGCAAGCCGTTTCTTGAGATATCCACCGATGTCAATGCAGCCCGCGCGTCGGGACGGATCATCTGGTTCTGGGATCTGGTTTTCTATGCCACCTTCGGTCTGGTGGTGACCAGTTCCGTGGCGATTGCAGGAGTCCTGCTGGTCTTTACCCTGCTGGTGGTGCCGGCCGCCTGCGCCATGCTGTTCCTGGACCGCATCATGCCCCGTCTGCTGGCCGGCTGGTCTCTGGGTTTTCTCGGCTGCAGCGCGGGCCTTTTCCTTTCCGTTAGGGGGGATTTGCCTACCGGTCCGGCCATCGTGGCCGTTTTCGGGCTGCTGCTGGCGATAGGGGCGGCTGGTCGCTACCTTGGTTGCAAGCTTTCTCTCTTTACCCGAAAAAACCCGGGCGAGAGGCAGTAG
- a CDS encoding metal ABC transporter substrate-binding protein: MKCKSSFSVAALLSWFLLLVGLAMPGAVLAAPLKICATVVELGSLASSVGGDRVSVTVLAKGNEDAHYLDAKPSFIKLLSEADLFIQVGMELEEGWAPYLLQNSRNARVQPGEKGFLDASRVIAPMEVPSGTLDRSMGDVHPHGNPHYLTDPLNGLKVAALIRDRLAALDPAGREIYEGNYKTLQNRMGELMIGRELAGKYDFEKIALLFQYGKLSAFLKQQREENLLGGWLGTLQPFHGSPALTYHKSWPYFARRFGLSIIGQLEPRPGIPPSPSHLKRVIDKGRQAGVRVVLVEPWHPVKPAGMVADKIGAKVVRAAVSSTGRQSDYDYLAGVDGVVKAVAAGLGEAGK, translated from the coding sequence ATGAAATGCAAATCTTCTTTTTCAGTCGCCGCCCTATTGAGCTGGTTCCTCCTGCTGGTTGGACTGGCGATGCCGGGGGCCGTTTTGGCCGCCCCCCTGAAAATCTGTGCTACCGTAGTCGAACTCGGCAGTCTCGCCAGCTCCGTCGGCGGTGACCGGGTCTCTGTCACCGTGCTCGCCAAGGGGAATGAGGATGCCCACTACCTGGATGCCAAACCGAGCTTTATCAAGCTGCTGAGCGAGGCCGACCTGTTCATTCAGGTCGGGATGGAACTGGAGGAGGGATGGGCCCCCTATCTCCTGCAGAATTCCCGCAATGCCCGGGTTCAACCGGGAGAAAAGGGATTTCTGGACGCCTCGCGGGTGATCGCCCCGATGGAGGTGCCGTCCGGCACCCTGGACCGGAGCATGGGGGATGTCCATCCCCACGGCAATCCCCATTACCTGACGGATCCGCTCAACGGTTTGAAGGTCGCCGCCTTGATCCGCGATCGGCTGGCCGCTCTCGACCCGGCAGGGAGGGAGATCTACGAGGGCAATTACAAGACTCTTCAAAACCGGATGGGCGAGTTGATGATCGGTCGGGAGCTGGCCGGCAAATACGATTTCGAGAAAATAGCCCTGCTTTTCCAATACGGCAAACTGTCCGCGTTTCTGAAGCAACAGAGGGAGGAGAATCTGCTCGGCGGCTGGCTCGGCACCCTGCAGCCCTTCCATGGCAGTCCGGCTTTGACCTATCACAAAAGCTGGCCCTATTTCGCCCGCCGATTTGGCCTGAGCATCATCGGTCAGCTCGAACCCCGGCCCGGCATTCCGCCGAGTCCGAGCCATCTGAAACGGGTCATTGATAAAGGCCGTCAGGCCGGGGTCCGGGTCGTTCTGGTGGAACCCTGGCACCCTGTAAAGCCGGCCGGAATGGTCGCGGACAAGATCGGCGCCAAGGTGGTCCGGGCGGCTGTTTCCTCCACCGGCAGACAGTCCGACTACGATTACCTGGCCGGGGTTGACGGGGTGGTCAAAGCGGTGGCTGCCGGGTTGGGCGAAGCCGGGAAATAA